The following coding sequences are from one Desulfosporosinus orientis DSM 765 window:
- a CDS encoding cell division protein FtsA, translated as MEPIFALDIGTRLVMGLVITKKEDQSYEILASAQTEHRQRAMYDGQVHDVDEVALAVAKVKTQLEKKLGIPLKQVAVAAAGRALRTEIASAENRELLPVRWERENVLALEIKAVHQALRQLQSSAEHELQSYHCVGYNTIAQWNESEKISNLIGQRGKVAKVSVIATFLPRTVVDGLVAVLGRVGLEMTSLTLEPIAAGQAAIPANMRRLNLALVDVGAGTADIALTRSGSFFAYGMVPMAGDEVTEEICTHYVLDFKVGEKLKRDLNKKKQLSFTDFLGSKMVVAQAEVLSIIQPVVAGLAEKIAQEILKLNESAPHAIILIGGGSLTPMLCELLAETMGMPQNRVGVQIRERLGDITGEKNLKGPETITPIGIGIAALDGNGLQYYTVKVNGASVPIFALQLSTVAEALLAAGIQPRSFFGKPGAALTFELNNEMQVIKGSLGSPAQLLVNGSPGKLDQSLEAGDEIVFTPGANGKDAQVCFKDILPSQQPKQITWNGQREMYAPQILVDQQWVSESDPILDGYKINYIPNDDLNHLLKQKGYDVDKKEVLEIRVNGEVNRVGIDREILVNGQRQSTNSPIHEGDAIDVLTYKPTVADLKLMPLPMIFHVNGEEVEFPIQEILITSQGRTVSEAEPLYDGMDLRIDGYKQMPILSEILPYVKFPEGERSGSLLTLIVNGQPAEFTTVLRPGDRLTVAWRNNA; from the coding sequence GTGGAGCCGATTTTTGCGCTGGATATAGGAACTCGCTTAGTCATGGGATTAGTGATAACCAAAAAAGAGGACCAGAGTTATGAAATTTTAGCAAGTGCCCAGACAGAACATCGCCAACGGGCTATGTATGACGGTCAAGTTCATGATGTCGACGAAGTAGCTTTAGCCGTTGCTAAAGTAAAAACTCAATTGGAAAAAAAGCTGGGAATTCCTTTAAAACAGGTGGCTGTAGCCGCTGCCGGACGTGCACTGCGAACGGAAATAGCCTCTGCGGAAAATAGAGAACTGCTGCCCGTGCGTTGGGAAAGGGAAAACGTATTGGCTTTGGAAATCAAAGCTGTTCACCAGGCACTTCGCCAATTACAATCCTCTGCTGAGCATGAGCTGCAGAGCTATCATTGTGTTGGTTATAACACCATCGCCCAGTGGAATGAGAGCGAAAAAATTTCCAATCTCATCGGTCAACGGGGGAAGGTGGCTAAGGTATCTGTGATTGCAACCTTTCTGCCCAGAACGGTTGTGGATGGATTAGTCGCTGTTTTAGGCCGGGTTGGCCTGGAAATGACGAGTTTGACCTTGGAGCCCATCGCTGCAGGTCAGGCTGCTATTCCGGCAAATATGAGACGGTTGAACTTAGCTTTGGTGGATGTTGGGGCGGGAACAGCCGATATTGCCCTAACTCGAAGCGGATCTTTTTTTGCTTATGGGATGGTTCCTATGGCTGGGGATGAAGTCACTGAGGAAATATGCACCCATTATGTTCTGGATTTTAAAGTTGGGGAGAAATTGAAGCGAGATTTGAATAAGAAAAAACAATTAAGCTTCACAGATTTTTTAGGGTCAAAAATGGTGGTGGCTCAAGCAGAGGTGCTGTCGATCATTCAGCCCGTTGTCGCCGGTTTGGCAGAAAAAATTGCTCAGGAAATCTTGAAACTAAATGAAAGTGCGCCTCATGCCATTATTCTCATTGGCGGAGGCAGCTTAACCCCTATGCTCTGCGAGCTTCTGGCAGAAACCATGGGCATGCCTCAGAATAGAGTGGGAGTGCAAATCAGAGAACGGTTAGGCGATATTACGGGAGAGAAAAACCTGAAAGGGCCGGAAACCATTACCCCCATAGGCATCGGTATTGCTGCCTTAGACGGAAATGGACTGCAATACTATACCGTTAAAGTCAATGGCGCTTCGGTTCCCATATTTGCCCTGCAATTATCAACCGTAGCCGAAGCTTTGCTTGCTGCCGGCATACAGCCCCGTTCATTTTTTGGTAAACCGGGAGCGGCACTGACTTTTGAACTCAACAACGAAATGCAGGTCATCAAAGGGAGTTTGGGAAGCCCAGCCCAATTGTTGGTGAATGGAAGTCCCGGCAAGCTGGATCAGTCCTTAGAAGCCGGTGATGAAATTGTCTTCACTCCTGGAGCAAACGGCAAAGATGCTCAGGTATGCTTTAAAGATATCCTGCCTTCCCAGCAGCCAAAACAGATTACTTGGAATGGACAACGAGAAATGTATGCCCCTCAGATTTTAGTGGATCAGCAATGGGTTAGTGAATCGGACCCGATTCTTGATGGGTATAAAATTAACTACATCCCTAATGACGATCTTAACCATCTCCTTAAACAAAAGGGCTATGATGTAGATAAAAAAGAAGTACTGGAAATTCGTGTTAACGGGGAAGTTAATAGGGTAGGGATAGACCGTGAAATTCTCGTGAATGGCCAACGGCAAAGCACTAATTCTCCTATTCATGAGGGTGATGCTATTGATGTGCTAACTTATAAACCTACAGTTGCCGATCTGAAACTCATGCCCCTGCCCATGATTTTTCACGTTAACGGAGAAGAGGTAGAATTTCCTATCCAGGAAATTCTCATCACCTCTCAAGGAAGAACCGTTTCAGAAGCTGAACCCCTTTATGACGGGATGGACCTAAGAATTGATGGCTACAAGCAAATGCCGATCCTTTCGGAAATACTCCCTTATGTTAAGTTTCCGGAGGGGGAGCGTTCCGGCTCTTTACTAACCCTCATTGTCAATGGCCAGCCAGCCGAATTTACCACAGTATTACGTCCAGGTGACCGGTTGACAGTTGCCTGGAGAAATAATGCTTGA